In Fragaria vesca subsp. vesca linkage group LG1, FraVesHawaii_1.0, whole genome shotgun sequence, the sequence ATTACATGGATTAAAAAATCCTAGTCACAATGACAGGAGTATAGTTTTACAATTGTCAATATTCCAACTAATTTCGAAGAAATTCTAAAGCTAGGTTTTCCTGTCGACTTGTGTAGGTTCTTCAGGTCCATAATGTAAATCTAGGTTTTCGAGTCCAGACTCTGGATGATAATTACTATGTGTATTAAGTTCTTACTATTCATTTAGTTCTACTGATTGTGTCTCTCTCTTCTGAGGACTAAGCTTCATGCAAGTCGTGGATGATTTTTACTTTTTACTTGGCTTATTGGGTAGAGAAAGGACTACTATGCTCACCTACTCAAGTCAAATTGAAGTTCTCAGCTCCATATTGGTAATGTTAAGAGGCAAATTCACAAGGATTAGTAGCATCTCACCTCCTATCAAAGGTGATAGGCGTTGTGGGTGGGGGTGGTTTGAACCTTGATGTGTTTGGTTAGTTATCCAACCTAATTACCATTTTGACATGGTTTATAAACCTTTGCTTTTAGTGGTTTCAAGTTGACTTTTGTAGGACAGTAGTGCATTAAGCACGGGACATGCCAAATGTCACTGATAGGAACTTATGAACTAGTTCTGTGGGTGTAATTTGCTTTGCCTCTATTGGTTTAGGCAACTAGCAATTATGGAAATAATTGAATATCTTGTTTGGGTGAATAATTAAGATACAAGAGTTACACACTGGATAGTCTGATGTTTTATGCAACTTGAATGCAGCCTCAAATTCCTGACCTGTTTTAGTTTTACTGGTATATTATTACCTGCACTCCTTCTCCTGTTTCCGTCATTTGCGCCTGTACTTCTTGACGTTTAATTACTGGAGCACCAAAAAAACTTGTATGGCAATTGGTGGTCCGGTTGTAATTGATGTGGAAAACTTCCTTGGTTTCTACCACTGATTTCATAACATTCTCCTATTTTTGTTTCAGAGAAATGCCATATCAACTTACAACATACTGAATGAGGAAGGTAGGATTGTGGCTGCTGCGCTTTTACCTTACGGATGTGGAGTTTCTTCATGATGCATTGACTGGCCTCAAGATGCTTGCTTTCAGTCTGTAACAATGAATCTCCATGATCACTAGGTACATTCAAGCTCAAGTAAAATAATCTTGTTCATCATGTAACTAGGGACTTCAGAGGCATGGCAGACCAATTTTTACTGTGTAAGGTGGTCTGTCATTGGTGTATGCTTGTTGAATTAGTGCATTCTAATTGATTACATGTTTTTGATAGAGACCATGTGGTACATAATAATATTACTGCTTGTATTTTCTTTTCCTCACAACTTTCCAAATTAGACCAAGCCGAATCCCATATGAGCAGATCCTTGAAATACGTTTATACCACGCAAGTAACATGCTCCTTCATTTTGACAACATGTTGACGAGGTTTTGTTAACTAATAAATATATATGTGGGTAAAGATCAGTCTAATTCCCGGGTGGAATGGGGGACTGTTGAATACAAAGTCATTTTACAGTACCAAACCTCTTATTTTGTTACAGCTTATGACTTGCAAGAATTTTCCATGTTCATGTGCTTTTATAAAAAGGTTTAAAACTAATTAATGCCAACATGATTACCTGTATCAATCTAGTAGCAATTGCACTTTTGTTTTCTGTTCTGTTCGCTATCGAATACGTAATTAACTTGTCTTTAATCAGTTGCACAGTATATGCAGGTTCTTAGAGATTCAAAACATACTGATAAAACTCTATGTGATTTATACATTTCCTTCTGCAAAAAGTTATGGGCTTCCATTAATCCATTATTATCTTGAGAATTTTATTGCGGATGTAAACAATTAGATTTAGTTGGTGTACTTCTAATTAAAATCCAAAATCAACTCCTTATTGTTTATTTGAGAACCAAAATCTTCTCTAGAACCATCCATACTGCAGAAAAGAAAAAGAAAATATAATCGGGATTAACTAATCTTTTTATAATTGTCTACTTGATCTGCCCCCTCCGAGAATCACTTTGTGGTTATATCACTGAAACTACTCCAAATTGTAGGCAAACTTAGAAGTGTACCTAGCTTTCTAAGTAGAGAAAAATTCAGTAATGGTCCTTAAACTATCGTGAGAGGCTAACATGATACCCGAATTCTAAAAAGTATCAATATGATACCCACACACTTATTTTGACATCGACGAGGTACTTCCTTCCAATTTATGTGACGGAGATTTTTGGTTAAAAATTCATTTCTACCCTTTGTTTTGGGACCCATGTGGCAGTCACGTCAGCAAATTAACAAGCTCAGTAATGAAAATTAGATGGAGGTATCTCACTGATGTCAAAATCAGTGTTTGGGTATCACATTGATACTTTTTAGAGTTCGGGTATCACGTTGGCCTTGACACAATAATTTAAGGACTGTTGCTGAATTTTTCTCTTCTAAGTATTTAAAAAAGCGATTTGGAGGTCTAATAAGTAGGAGAGGTCGAGATGTCAAATTTGGAGGTCTAACTAGAACCATCCAATCCCCATACGAGAAGATCCTTGAAATAAGATCGATGTCTCCAAGTAGCATGCTCTTTCATTTGATTGAGTACCTTGTTTGCAAAGTTTTGTTTCCTTTTTTTTTTTTTGTTGTGTGTGTGAATAAACTAGTTCGGAAGGTTTTGTGAACTTGGATATTCGAATGTGGGACAATAGCAGCAAAGTGAGAGTTGAATGGGACTGTTGCATACAAAGTTATTTTAGAGTTCCAAACTTGTTGCAGCTTGTGACTTGATTCAGATACTGAATCGATGCTTAGATGGTCGACAGAAGTTTTAGAACCAATTGATGGCAACGTTAAGGACCTATATTGGAAGAATATAGGAAACAGAATATTGCAGGATTACATTTTCAGATTCCTTAAAAGTAAAAATAGTACAAGAATCCAGTTCTTTGAAGATAGATACACTTCTGTCTTTCTGTTAGTTGATTGTGAATGTTAGTTATAGTTAGGAGCAGTATATTTCTTGGAAGTTTCTGATACAGGTTACAAACTACATTGGGATGACTCAAACTTTAGTTTGGATAAAATGCTCACACCAGTCCCCACGTAACAGCTCAGTCAGTTGCGTCCTATGCTGATAGCTTACTTCTAGTTTCGAGCTTGTTGCTCTATTGGTTCAGAATATTCATCCAACATTCAAATACAATTTTCGTCCAAATTTATTTCAACGGGGAACCGACTCTAAGATCTTCTTAAAAGACACAAACACTTCCAGTTGTTGTCTTACGTACTCTGCCTCTCAAATGTCCCAGAAACTACGATCTCTCATGCATTCTTTTAATGGAAGTCCTGGACCTTTCCAACTTTGAATTCGTTTTATATATTCAAGTCATGAATGTTTCAACTTTCTGGTATTTAACTGTAGCTTTGAGTCGCTGTCCATGGGGTCGGTGGTGTGTTTTAGGATTAATGCACACGCTCTTTACAGCTAAAATGGCCAACCCTTGATCCAACCAACTCTGTTTTCTGGACACTCGTCGTTGATTCTATATTCTATTCGACTTTCCTACTCAACCATTTCCCTCTCTCTGATTTCTGTCTATATATTCTTGCACAGCCTCCCCATATTTTCATAAACCACTTCTTCGACTCTTATTCATTACTTGCTTTCCTTGTTCTGCAATTCTTCATCTTAGCCTAGCTATATACTCTTCTTTGTTTCTTTGTTTTCCTCCTCATGGCACCTCCTAATGATCCTATCAGTCCAGTTTTCAATGCGTTGCAGTCCCAGAGTTCTGGAAAATACTTTGACCTCTCTAATGGAAAGCTCAGTGTCAAAGGTGTTCCATTGCTCTCTGAAGTTCCAAGCAATGTAACTTTCAGCCACTTCCACCCTGCTTACCAATCTTCTGATGCTCCACTTCCTCTGCTCCAACGGGTTCGTGCCTCGTCCTGCAAGGGTGCTTTCCTTGGATTCAACAAGGAGGGTCCCTCGGATAGGCAACTCAACTCTTTGGGGAAACTCATTAACAGAGATTTCCTTAGCATCTTTAGGTTCAAGACATGGTGGTCTACTATGTGGGTGGGAAACTCTGGTTCAAACTTGCAGATGGAAACCCAATGGGTTCTCTTAGACGTCCCAGAGATCAAGTCATATGTTATAATCATACCCATCATTGAAGGCAGTTTCAGGTCTGCTCTGCATCCTGGCAGTGATGACCATGTCATGATCTGCGCTGAGAGTGGCTCTAGTGCAGTGAAAGCATCACATTTCGGTGCCGTTGCTTATGTTCATGTTTCTGATAATCCTTACAACTTGATGAAGGAAGCTTACAGTGCTCTCAGAGTCCATCTCAATACTTTTAGGCTCTTGGAAGAGAAGACAGTGCCAAATCTAGTTAACAAATTTGGTTGGTGCACTTGGGATGCATTCTACTTAGCTGTAGAACCTGTTGGTGTCTGGCATGGTGTGAAAGAATTTTTTGAAGGCGGTGTGTCACCGCGGTTCCTCATCATTGATGATGGTTGGCAGAGCATCAATATGGATGATGAGGACCTCAAGGAGGACACAAAAAATTTAGTTCTTGGTGGGACTCAAATGACTGCTAGGCTTTACAGGTTTGAGGAGTGCAAGAAGTTCAGGAACTACAAAGGTGGGACGATGTTGGGTCCTGATGCCCCTTCCTTTGATCCCAACAAGCCAAAACTGTTGATTGCCAAGGCAATTGAAATAGAGCATGCTGAGAAGGACCGCGACAAGGCCCTTCAATCTGGAATCACCGACTTGTCTTTGTTTGAAACAAAAATTCAGAAGCTGAAGACAGAGTTGAATGAGATCATTGGTGGAGGAGAAAGCAGTGCTAGTAATGAAAGCTGTGGAAGCTGCTCTTGCAGTGACAAAAACTATGGAATGAAGGCTTTCACGGGTGACTTGAGAACCAAGTTTAAAGGTTTAGATGATATATACGTATGGCATGCTCTTTGTGGTGCCTGGGGTGGTGTTAGACCAGGTTCAACTCATCTCAGTTCGAAGATCATTCCTTGCAAAGTCTCTCCTGGACTAGATGGGACGATGACTGATCTCGCTGTGGTGAAAATTGTTGAGGGCGGAATTGGGCTTGTTCATCCTGATCAAGCTGATAGTTTCTACGACTCCTTGCACTCATATCTTTCTGAAGTCGGTATCACTGGAGTCAAAGTGGATGTTATTCATGTAAGTCCTATGCTCATCACCATTTTATAACCTACTACTATTGTGATATTCAATTGTTCAAATTATATGAACTTTCTGTGCAGACGCTTGAATATGTATCAGAGGAATATGGAGGCCGTGTGGAGCTTGCAAAAGCTTATTACAAGGGGCTGACTCATTCTCTTCAGAAGAACTTCAATGGGACCGGACTTATTGCTAGCATGCAGCAATGCAACGACTTCTTCTTTCTTGGCACAAAGCAAATATCTATTGGAAGAGTCGGTAAGGAAAAATTAATCTTCTGTTGCAACAACGTATAGATTCTTTAGAAAACTACGAGAGGTTCTTCATGAGTCCTTATATATTTTGTTTTGTGTTGCAGGTGACGATTTTTGGTTTCAGGATCCGAATGGAGATCCAATGGGAGTCTACTGGTTACAAGGAGTTCATATGATCCACTGCGCCTACAACAGCATGTGGATGGGTCAGATGATACAGCCTGATTGGGATATGTTTCAATCAGACCATATATGTGCTAAATTTCATGCAGGCTCTAGAGCAATCTGTGGTGGTCCGGTTTATGTGAGTGACTCAGTTTCAGGGCATGATTTCGATCTCATTAAGAAGCTTGTTTTCCCTGATGGTACCATTCCCAAGTGCCAGCATTTTGCCCTCCCAACCAGGGACTGCCTCTTTAAAAACCCTTTATTTGATGATAAGACTGTCCTTAAAATTTGGAACTTCAACAAGGTATTTCCCTATCTGCATCTCTACATGTTTACCTTTTCTTTTTCTTTTTTTTAAACAAAAGAGTAGTACAATTGACCCCAAGAAGTGGAGGTACTGTGAATCTCACTCGATCATGTTACTCATTACAGTATGGTGGTGTGCTTGGAGCTTTCAATTGTCAAGGGGCTGGTTGGGACCCCAAAGAGCAGAGGATCAAAGGCCACTCAGAATGCTACAAGCCAATCTCTTGTTCGTTACATGTTTCTGAGATCGAATGGGACCAAAAGACTGAAGCAGCACATTTGGGAGAGGCTGAAGAGTATGTTGTCTATCTCACCGAGGCTAAGGAGCTCCGCCTAATGACCCCTAAGTCTGATGCCATTCAAATCGTCATCCAACCATCTTCGTTTGAGCTTTTGAGCTTTGTGCCGGTTAGAAAGCTAGGCCGGAGCATCAACTTCGCGCCAATCGGACTTACAAATATGTTCAACTGTGGAGGCACACTCCAAGAGTTGGAGTACAAAACTACTGCGGTCGAGTCTAGTGCCATGATCAAAGTTAAAGGTGGAGGCCATTTCCTGGCCTACTCAAGTGAGTCACCAAAGAAATGTTGTTTGAATGGTGCGGAGGTAGCTTTTGAGTGGTCTGCTGATGGCAAATTGAACTTGAGTGTCCCTTGGATTGAACAAGCTGCTGGCATTTCTGATGTGCTGTTTGCATTTTGATTTCAAATCTTAAATATTAATAATCAATAGTCGAGGGAAAAATAAGGTTTCAGTGGAAGAAAGACCTCTATAGGTATAGAAAATGATCGATTCAGACTCTTTTTCCTTCCTTTACAAGAAAATTAGGCACTTTTATAAGGTTGTATAAGATTGCATTTGTATTGTAAATTCAAGTCCTCACTTTATATACCGACTCTGTATATTCATCAATTCCACAGAAAGCATTTGCTATTTAGATGTGTTGGTTCCACGAACTGTCTGGTTTTAATTATACCTAGCGCTGTAAGTTTAATTTGCTCAATAACATGACCTGTACGTTTCTATAGCTCCTAATAAAATATTTTTGTTATAAGAAACATCTTACACTTCAAGAATTTTGGAATCGTTATTTCGTATCAAGTCTTGTTACTCTCAAGTCATTGTACTCGCAATCGACTTAGAAACAGTCCGGCACTCTAACCTCTTATAAGTTACAACAAAAATATATAGTTATATAACCACTAATTAATGAGAGCGTATTCAGCGCACCCGTCCATCTCCGCCGTCCATTTGACGCGGACTTTTGACTTTTTCAAAATGGACGGCGGAGATGGACTGGTGCGCGGTATAATTTTCGCCAATTCAATACGTCAACGAAATTGGGGATTCCAATCTACCACCCCAGAAATTATATTATCCGATGATATGGTATGTTATCAAACTGTGGTCTACAACATGCACAAGCTGTCATACTACTCTTGATAGTTTCATTTTTCCCAACCTCTATTATCTTTAACATTTTTGCATTGATTAAAGCGATACTTTTCTAAAGTGATATGTCCGACACATTATATAAGTCTAATTTTGATTATGTAATAATAACTAATTTCGTATTGATAAGCTAGCTGATCTATCTTCACTAGAATCGGTTGATCTGCATTTGTATACCATGCGTTCATGTATTTTAAGTTGTGAAAAGACATGATTGACCGGACATACCATGCGTTTAGCCTTTATTTTATTTCTTTCTTTATTTCGCAATTGATTAATTATGAAGACCAACTTCAGCGTACACTCGTTAAACTTGTATGCTGTTGAAAACGAAATTTGAGAATGAACGTACGTGTGCTTCAAGAGTTCAAGTGATATCAAAACAAAAGAGAACAAAACAAAAGAGGGTGTCGATGGGTTGATCCAAATAGGCAAATAAAGGCTAGAAACTAGTGAGTGATGAGTTGATGACTTATCTGCATGCTTTGGATTCAAGACGCGTTGAGCAATTTTGTTTGAGTTGGAATAGAATAGGGTTATCCATTCCCTCAAAAATATCTCTCTCTGTTATCCCTCCAAAAATATCTCTCTGTTTTCTTTATTTTAATTTCGTCGGTCACTAACCTAATCCCACCGACAACGATGGCCACAATTGTCGTCCTAACCAACTAACTAACTAACAAGACCAATTCGGGATTTGAAAGTTTCGAGTTTGAAGTGTAGCTAGCTGATCGTTTTCTTTGACCATCAATATTTTGCATGGATTGCCAACAAATGCAAAAGTTTAATGAAAATGCAAACATTTAATACTTGGGTATGAAAATTCCCCAAAATTTATAGGTTTCTTTCGTTATTTATCTTTTGTTGAAGACTTTTGTAATTAATCCTTAATTTATTTCTGTAATATAAATGCTACATATTTTTTAGTTATTTGAGTTCATTATACTACCAATAGTAGTTCAGTTCCTTAGGGGAATGGGGATGTAGTGATTTAGGCTAAGGCCAGCCGTGAGTTTTCCAGGGCTCTAGGCCGACTAGGCGACATACAAAAATGGGGCTCCCTATCTTTCAATAGATTCATTTTTATTAAAAAGAAAAAAATTTAGTGCTCAAACGACATATAGTATAATTAGTCTAGTGGTAAACAAATGATGATCAGACTAAAGAGGAGTAGAGAAACTCAATCAAACCATAAATAAAATAATGAAAAAGAAAATTGAAAAAAAAACCCAAAAACCTAAATAATTGAAAATAATTTTCAAACACAACTCACTCAACGAAATTTAAACTCAAGAAAAATGTTTCATCATTGGAAGAAGAAAAAAGAAATAAGATAATAATTGCACACATGGTGAAGATGATCAACAATGATAAATTGATGATATAATTTATGTAAATACTTTCTGGGTTTGAGATTTTATAGCCGAAAATTTGGGATTGAGCCTGAAAATGAAGAAAAAGAAGAAGTTTCGTGCTTAGGCTAAAGAGAATTAAAGCCACAAATGTTAATTACTACAATAGAATAATGAAAAAATGCCCAAATACCCAAAGATTAGAAAGCTAAAGCCCATTTCAACGAAATTATAATCCCTTAACCCATTCAATTGATTCTTATACAAAAGACATTATTACCCTTTATAGAATTAAACCCACACAAATCTTATCTCTTTCTCTTTCTCCTCTCCTCCCGATCTGCTCTCTCTCTCTTTCTCTCTGACCCTCTCAAATCTCATTTCTAAGGCTTCGCCGAACACCACCGTCCGCGGCGAAGCCAATCGTCTCCTCTTCACGGACGAGAGCCACGTCAACGCCAAACACCGGCCCTTTGCCTCGTCACGTTTCGATTCCAGAAGACAGAGATCTGCCTCTCCGATCTCCAGTACGGCGCTTTGGCGTTGACGGCGTTTGGCGTTGACTTCAGTACGCCAAACGCCAAACGACGGACGATAACTGTGAACTGGTTACTGGATGTTACTGGGTATTAGTAACTGGTTATTAGGGGTTAATAACTGTTATTGGGGGGTCAATAACTAGTTACTGGGGAAAATTCCGGTGACCGGAGTCCCACGGTCGGGGAAATTCCGATGATCGGAGTCCGAGGTTCCGGCCAAGTTTTTTCATGTTGAAGAGGTGGGGGCAAAATAATTTTAAAATAATATAGTTTGTTAAGACTTTAGTAAAAATTTGGCCATTTGGGCACAAAAAAAAATTTAATTTCATTCAAACGGGCTCATTAAAAAGATTGTCATTAGAATGGACAATGAAGGGTTACAATTAGTACTAAATAGGTATTTTCCCTAGAATTAATGCTAACAATTGGTTATTTACTACTCTCTCTTTTTTCCCATATATAACAGGGCGTTTTTTTAAAGGGCCCATGAGATGTTGGGGCTCTAGGCCTGTTCCAGCTGGGCCTATGCTCGGGCCGGGCCTGATTTAGGCCCTTTAGGATTTCATTCTCAACCAACAGTTTAGAGAAGTTGGAAACCCTAAACGCATAACCAGTATTTAATTGACAGATCGAGCTCTAGTAAGATACACCAAAACGAATTCAACGATGATATCAGACGACAATTTCACAGAACCAGAACCAAAGTTGTACGGAGAGATAGAAGAAATACATGATGAGGTTGAGAGGAAGTTCCAAAAGTTCAAGAATTTTGACATACTTGGTCATTACCCCTATGATCATCACTTCGTTCGCAGCAGATCGGAAGACCACGTCGTATTGAAAGTGGCTGGGAATTTATCCGTGCCAGACTACCACCGGAACCTAAAGGACTTGCTGGTTCAATTTTTGTTAGGGTTTATGACCAGAGGACTGATCTTATGAGTGTTATGATAGTTGGTAGGGAAAGTGCTCCTTATCACCAAGGTTTATTTTTCTTTGACATATTCTTTCCCAGCAATTACCTCAAACTGCCCCAGGAAACCCAAGATGTTCCCTCACTCTTTTACCATTCTTTTGGCTTTGATCTGAACCCAAACTTGCGAAAAGACGGCACCGTTTCGATCGACAAAACGCAAAAGGGCAAGAACACAATGGAGTTGCTGTCTTCACTCAAGGATCTGGTTGTGAATGACAAAACCTATATTCATTATTCGCAAAAGGGCTTGACATTAAACAGAAAGGTTTTCATGCAAACTTTCGAGGCTATGCTTAAGATGCTCGAATGGCCACCTAGGCCGTTTAAATATTTTGTGCTGGGATTTTCGAACAAGAGCTCATGATATTCTTCTCAACTTAACAATAACAACGATATAAATAATCTTGCAACTCTCTCATCCCCTCTCTTAATTTTCTAGGGTAATAAGGGTTTTGGGGGGAAGAAAGAGAGTTGTGCGCTACATCCTATATGGAGGCTGGTGTTGCTTCTACTTTTATCGCTGTCGTTACTACTAGCTTAGCTTCAAAGCTTTCTATTGGGTGATTTGTGTTGTCCAGACAAATGTTTTTTGACCCTTCTGCTTTTCTTAGTTGGTAAGATAAACACGGCTCGGCATGTACCCTTTGATTCTTTTCAAAGTGTTGTGAGGTCGATGTGGAGACTCTTTGTTCCTGTGGAGGTTGTCACTCGTGGTGATCGCTACCTTTTTATGTTCGTTAATGAGCGTGATCTTTCAGCTTGTTAAGAAATTTGGGCCTTGGAGGTTCCAACGTGTCATGGGCTTCTCTAATATTTTTGATATGCCGCTTGATTTCGTATGGATCTAGGTCGAAATTCTTGGCGTGCCCCTGCCCTAATGATGGTTGTTACGTACTGCTAGGGTTGTGGGCGAAACCCTTGGCCCTGTTTTAATTGTATGTTGATCAGGTCGGTATTCGACATGGTATTGCATGTATTTATAAATAGAAATTTCGTTAGTCACTGATATATAGTTTACTATGTTATAGGATAATTAGAATATTATTGTTCCTATAAAGTAGATATTTACTCAGTCAGATGTTTATCTAGTCAGTTGTTGACTTAGTCAGTATTGTTATGGTTTGTGGTGACATGTACCACAGAATAAGGAGAGATTCATGTAATTCATGTAATCTTGTTATCTGTAATCTCCTCCTATAAAAGGAGCTCACTCATTCTGATGAAATATACAGTTTTTCCTAAAACATAATATACTATTTACGTGTATAAAATTAACATACAACATGCTTTAAAGAAAAGGGAGGATCAACCCAATAATGCATTGCATCACCTATTTGGGATAGGATGATCCATGTGCATAGCCGTCACAACGTTTGTTGGTACGTTTGGTAAACTTAATTAGTTCATCACCATTAGTTTTAGGTGAAATAACATTGAGTAAAGCACAGGCCACAAAGGAAGTATGACGAGAACATCCAAGACACTGCCTACACATTCCTATCCTTTGTGTCCCTAAGCTTATAATATACAATTGTCAGCCAGCAAAACCCTCATAATTATTTAACTAATTAAGTAGCCTAGCAAGCGTCGATGGTTTGTGAAAGCATGAGACCTGTTCTAAGTTTTTCCACGTTGCATGATTAAGAACCACATTAATCCATCTTACATATATATAATGTTGCTGGCCAGATAACTAGATATCATGAGTAATCATGATTACAAATGCTTCAAGGTAGCCACCAGCAGCAGCAGCATATATATGCATGTGCTGCTTCATGTTCTCCGCCTCATATATGCTTAATAAGCTGCTCGCTGTTACACACTGCGCAAATAATTGGAATTTGCAGGGGAAACTGCTGTAATTAACCACGTACCTACGTAATCGGAACAGCGACCACTCGACCGGATTGATCTGTCGTGTATTTACTTTGTATTTGTATTATACATCTTATATGACAACTAGTCCTAGCCCTAGCTCTGATTAAACACAAACACAAATCGTTTTGGACATAAACACAAATCGGATTAAACAAAGGATTGCTTATTATATATTTCGAAAAAGAAATAGGTACGTGTGAGGTTTTGTTCAGCACTGGTAATTATCTGTGTCTTCAACTTTGCATTATTATTAGTGCATGGAGAAACCATATATTTCTGCTGAAAGAGAAGAAGATATATTACATATTTAGATTTCAAGGAATTAATTGATATATTCGTTCGATATATCCAGATCAATCGAAAGCCCGGCCAAAAGAATCAAAGGAAAAGAATTGAGAGAATTAGATGCATGCATCTTTGTCTCCAAGGTTGTCCAAGTCTTAAGTTTCGTGGGGGTACTATGATGCGCAGACATGTTACAAACATGGTTTGGGAATTGTTAATTTTTTTTA encodes:
- the LOC101307049 gene encoding stachyose synthase-like produces the protein MAPPNDPISPVFNALQSQSSGKYFDLSNGKLSVKGVPLLSEVPSNVTFSHFHPAYQSSDAPLPLLQRVRASSCKGAFLGFNKEGPSDRQLNSLGKLINRDFLSIFRFKTWWSTMWVGNSGSNLQMETQWVLLDVPEIKSYVIIIPIIEGSFRSALHPGSDDHVMICAESGSSAVKASHFGAVAYVHVSDNPYNLMKEAYSALRVHLNTFRLLEEKTVPNLVNKFGWCTWDAFYLAVEPVGVWHGVKEFFEGGVSPRFLIIDDGWQSINMDDEDLKEDTKNLVLGGTQMTARLYRFEECKKFRNYKGGTMLGPDAPSFDPNKPKLLIAKAIEIEHAEKDRDKALQSGITDLSLFETKIQKLKTELNEIIGGGESSASNESCGSCSCSDKNYGMKAFTGDLRTKFKGLDDIYVWHALCGAWGGVRPGSTHLSSKIIPCKVSPGLDGTMTDLAVVKIVEGGIGLVHPDQADSFYDSLHSYLSEVGITGVKVDVIHTLEYVSEEYGGRVELAKAYYKGLTHSLQKNFNGTGLIASMQQCNDFFFLGTKQISIGRVGDDFWFQDPNGDPMGVYWLQGVHMIHCAYNSMWMGQMIQPDWDMFQSDHICAKFHAGSRAICGGPVYVSDSVSGHDFDLIKKLVFPDGTIPKCQHFALPTRDCLFKNPLFDDKTVLKIWNFNKYGGVLGAFNCQGAGWDPKEQRIKGHSECYKPISCSLHVSEIEWDQKTEAAHLGEAEEYVVYLTEAKELRLMTPKSDAIQIVIQPSSFELLSFVPVRKLGRSINFAPIGLTNMFNCGGTLQELEYKTTAVESSAMIKVKGGGHFLAYSSESPKKCCLNGAEVAFEWSADGKLNLSVPWIEQAAGISDVLFAF